In a genomic window of Candidatus Methylomirabilota bacterium:
- the rlmN gene encoding 23S rRNA (adenine(2503)-C(2))-methyltransferase RlmN produces MAAVQVPDLRDFTLSELTEWIGGFGEPPYRARQIFRWLWKRQIHTISEMTDLPRACREALVAQARLSALSVVGVQSSRDGTRKLLLRLSDGEEIEAVLIPEARRLTACISSQAGCAMGCRFCLTATMGLHRNLRPAEIAGQVLALASTLAPGEHITHIVLMGMGEPLANYAATEKALQILTAKTGLGFSPRRITVSTVGLVPGIRRLARSDLRVNLAVSLTATTDEVRNDLIPINDRYPLSELLRACREFPLPPRRRMTFEYVLMAGVNDHVEDAHRLVKLLKGIRCKVNLIPLNEAPEIPFHRSSRQRTEAFQKILERAGYIATIRESRGQDISAACGMLATADRSLDTARSIPYTPECGVEQFGSSLGS; encoded by the coding sequence ATGGCAGCGGTCCAGGTGCCCGATCTGCGTGACTTCACGCTGTCGGAGCTTACGGAATGGATTGGAGGTTTCGGGGAGCCTCCCTACCGGGCGCGACAGATATTTCGCTGGCTGTGGAAGCGTCAGATTCACACCATTAGCGAGATGACAGACCTGCCCAGGGCCTGCCGCGAGGCCTTGGTGGCGCAGGCACGCCTCAGCGCGCTATCGGTGGTGGGGGTCCAATCTTCCCGGGACGGGACCCGAAAATTACTCCTTCGACTCTCGGATGGAGAGGAAATCGAGGCAGTGTTGATTCCGGAAGCGCGTCGCCTGACCGCCTGCATCTCCAGCCAGGCCGGCTGCGCAATGGGATGCCGCTTTTGCCTTACGGCCACGATGGGACTTCACCGGAACCTGCGCCCGGCCGAGATCGCCGGCCAGGTGCTGGCCCTCGCCAGTACGCTTGCGCCCGGAGAGCACATTACGCACATCGTCCTGATGGGGATGGGGGAGCCGTTGGCGAACTATGCCGCCACCGAGAAAGCCTTGCAGATCCTCACCGCCAAGACAGGGCTCGGCTTTTCTCCTCGGCGGATCACCGTATCGACCGTCGGTCTGGTACCAGGGATTCGTCGGTTGGCCCGATCCGATCTCAGAGTGAACCTAGCCGTGTCTCTCACTGCGACCACGGACGAGGTGCGCAATGACCTCATACCCATCAATGACCGGTATCCCCTGAGTGAACTCCTCCGGGCCTGCCGCGAATTTCCTCTCCCGCCCCGACGCCGCATGACATTCGAATACGTCCTGATGGCGGGAGTGAACGATCATGTCGAAGATGCCCACCGCCTGGTAAAGTTGCTCAAGGGCATCCGGTGCAAGGTAAATCTCATCCCCTTGAATGAGGCACCGGAGATTCCGTTTCACCGTTCCTCCCGGCAGCGGACCGAAGCCTTCCAAAAGATCCTGGAACGGGCCGGCTACATTGCCACCATCCGGGAGAGTCGAGGACAGGATATCTCGGCCGCGTGCGGCATGCTCGCGACGGCCGACAGGTCGCTTGACACTGCGCGCTCCATCCCCTATACTCCCGAATGCGGGGTGGAGCAGTTCGGTAGCTCGTTGGGCTCATAA
- a CDS encoding metallophosphoesterase produces MQIGLMADSHDHLPRIEQAVELFNHHHVKFVVHAGDFVAPFALAPLERLHCEWVGVFGNNDGERAGLEKRSQGRIKAGPLRIELDRKRLTVIHILEELDRDREQADLIVFGHTHQAEIRQDRDVLLINPGETYGWLHGQATVAIVDLPTLKVELIDL; encoded by the coding sequence ATGCAGATCGGACTAATGGCGGACTCCCACGACCATCTCCCCCGGATCGAGCAGGCGGTCGAGCTCTTTAACCATCACCACGTGAAGTTTGTGGTCCACGCAGGGGACTTTGTGGCCCCCTTTGCGTTGGCCCCCCTCGAACGTCTCCATTGTGAGTGGGTAGGGGTGTTTGGCAATAATGATGGGGAGCGGGCGGGCCTCGAGAAACGATCACAGGGCCGAATCAAGGCGGGACCCCTCCGGATAGAGCTCGACCGCAAACGTCTCACCGTCATTCACATTTTGGAAGAGCTGGACCGTGACCGTGAACAGGCGGACCTCATCGTCTTCGGCCATACCCATCAGGCCGAGATCCGACAAGATCGGGATGTGTTGCTGATCAATCCTGGAGAAACGTATGGATGGTTACACGGCCAGGCCACGGTGGCCATCGTGGATCTTCCAACCCTCAAGGTGGAGCTGATCGATCTATGA
- the mltG gene encoding endolytic transglycosylase MltG, with protein MRIRGRRLATWIVGLGLAVVTTVFGVRTYLVLHPAMSSGYRDGERRVVYIKPDSRGSEIADLLKQVGVIQDPFLFHLFTYLRGSSDRLKAGEYEFTSSMGLLDVIRILEEGEVLVHKVTIPEGSSLWQIARLLDAEGLVDIDRFLRLTRDPAVASYYMPEADSMEGFLFPDTYHFIKGTKEEAVIDAMVQRFFRAFSGADELRARRHGMSLYEVVTLASIIEKEALVDREKPIIAGVFYNRLRRGMRLQADPTVLYGRRRQGRIRYRDLREKHPYNTYVHYGLPPGPIASPGAAALKAALYPARVSYLYFVSKNDGTHQFSRTLKEHNRAVRKYQLRRRTRKGRSI; from the coding sequence GTGAGGATCCGTGGTCGCCGACTCGCGACGTGGATCGTCGGCCTAGGCCTGGCGGTGGTGACGACCGTCTTCGGGGTACGAACGTACCTGGTCCTTCATCCCGCCATGAGTTCCGGCTATCGTGACGGAGAGCGCAGGGTCGTTTATATCAAGCCCGACAGCCGGGGGAGTGAGATTGCCGACCTGCTCAAGCAGGTAGGCGTCATCCAGGACCCTTTCCTTTTCCACCTTTTCACCTATCTTCGTGGTTCCTCAGACCGATTGAAGGCCGGGGAGTACGAGTTCACCTCCTCGATGGGACTGTTGGACGTCATCCGGATCCTCGAGGAAGGCGAGGTCCTGGTCCACAAGGTGACCATTCCTGAGGGCAGCAGTCTCTGGCAGATTGCCAGGCTGCTCGATGCGGAAGGGCTGGTGGATATAGATCGGTTTCTGCGACTGACCAGGGATCCTGCGGTGGCCAGCTACTACATGCCCGAGGCCGATTCGATGGAGGGTTTTCTCTTCCCCGACACGTACCATTTTATCAAGGGAACGAAAGAAGAAGCGGTCATCGACGCGATGGTGCAGCGGTTCTTTCGGGCCTTCTCTGGCGCGGATGAGCTTCGGGCTCGCCGGCATGGGATGAGCCTGTACGAGGTCGTGACTCTCGCCTCCATTATTGAGAAAGAGGCGTTGGTCGATCGAGAGAAGCCGATCATCGCAGGGGTTTTTTACAACCGCCTCAGGCGCGGCATGCGACTACAGGCCGACCCGACCGTCCTTTATGGGAGACGCCGGCAGGGCCGGATTCGGTACCGCGACCTTCGAGAAAAGCATCCCTACAACACCTACGTCCACTACGGTCTCCCCCCGGGGCCCATTGCCAGCCCGGGGGCGGCGGCCCTCAAAGCGGCACTATACCCAGCCCGGGTCAGCTATCTGTACTTCGTCTCCAAGAACGATGGAACCCATCAGTTCTCCCGGACGCTGAAGGAACACAATCGGGCAGTCCGGAAATACCAGTTGCGTCGAAGAACCCGAAAGGGTAGAAGCATCTGA
- the ruvX gene encoding Holliday junction resolvase RuvX, giving the protein MARVLAIDLGEVRMGLAISDELMITAQPLPTWRRKGKQADVAHLKDLVGTWGVERVVVGYPKHLSGSVGERASNAQHFAEHLENTLAVPVVLWDERYSTVAAERALIEGGVRRQRRQQLRDSVAALLILQSYLDRQRRDT; this is encoded by the coding sequence GTGGCGAGAGTTCTGGCCATTGACCTCGGTGAGGTTCGCATGGGCCTGGCCATCAGTGACGAGCTCATGATTACGGCTCAACCCCTGCCGACGTGGCGTCGGAAGGGGAAGCAGGCAGATGTGGCACATCTGAAGGACCTGGTGGGGACCTGGGGGGTCGAGCGGGTCGTCGTTGGGTATCCAAAACACCTGAGCGGCAGCGTTGGGGAGCGAGCCTCCAACGCTCAGCACTTTGCTGAACACCTGGAGAACACCCTGGCCGTCCCGGTCGTCCTCTGGGATGAACGATACAGTACGGTCGCAGCGGAGCGGGCCCTGATAGAGGGGGGCGTACGTCGGCAGCGGCGCCAGCAGTTGCGGGATAGTGTGGCAGCCCTGTTGATCCTGCAAAGTTACCTGGACCGTCAGAGGAGGGATACGTAG
- a CDS encoding secondary thiamine-phosphate synthase enzyme YjbQ, with the protein MIKFKVKTETREAFYEITSEVQRAVDRSGVSEGICHIYVPHTTAAVLIQEAHDPAVARDIVTHLRRLIPREAGFQHQEDNADSHIKATAVGNTVPVFVEQGKLCLGTWQGIFFCEFDGPRTREVWVKVQG; encoded by the coding sequence ATGATCAAATTCAAGGTAAAAACCGAAACGCGAGAAGCATTCTACGAGATCACCTCGGAGGTCCAACGGGCAGTGGACAGGTCGGGGGTGAGTGAGGGGATCTGTCACATCTATGTCCCCCACACCACCGCTGCCGTCCTCATCCAGGAAGCGCACGACCCGGCGGTTGCCCGGGATATCGTCACCCACCTCCGCCGCCTCATCCCCCGCGAGGCTGGCTTCCAGCATCAGGAGGACAACGCCGATTCTCACATCAAGGCCACGGCCGTCGGCAATACGGTTCCAGTCTTTGTCGAGCAAGGAAAGCTCTGCCTCGGAACCTGGCAGGGGATCTTTTTCTGCGAGTTTGACGGACCCCGGACCCGGGAGGTCTGGGTCAAGGTTCAGGGGTGA
- a CDS encoding 2-dehydropantoate 2-reductase, producing MKVAVMGAGAVGAYFGALLHRGGVDVTLIARGKHLEAIKARGIHIKSYQGEFSVPVKAVGDPKEIGPADLILFCVKSYDTESAAHQCLAIIREGTVILSLQNGVDNEAKIATIAGDEKVLGGVAYIGAGVTEPGVIVHTADGRIVFGELTGGISERGKRLEQTLREAGLPVEISSDIQAALWRKLCWNAAFNALNALVGGEIDILLRRPEAKALARAVMEEVRTVAASQGVELPEDAVDKLLHWTATAAIGMKTSMRQDLEAGRRLEADALNGIVVQKGKAAGVPTPYNFALHALLKAIDPGS from the coding sequence GTGAAGGTTGCGGTGATGGGGGCCGGGGCCGTGGGTGCGTACTTCGGGGCGCTCCTCCACAGGGGGGGAGTGGATGTGACATTGATTGCCCGGGGCAAGCATCTGGAGGCCATCAAGGCGCGCGGGATTCACATCAAGAGCTACCAGGGAGAGTTTTCGGTCCCGGTCAAGGCCGTGGGGGATCCCAAAGAGATCGGGCCGGCGGATCTGATTCTTTTCTGTGTGAAGTCGTATGATACGGAGTCGGCCGCTCACCAGTGTCTTGCCATTATCCGGGAGGGAACCGTCATCCTGTCGCTTCAGAACGGGGTGGATAATGAAGCAAAGATCGCCACGATCGCCGGGGACGAGAAGGTCCTTGGGGGAGTTGCCTACATTGGGGCCGGGGTTACCGAGCCCGGTGTGATCGTGCATACGGCTGATGGCCGGATCGTCTTTGGCGAGCTCACCGGCGGAATCAGCGAACGGGGGAAACGCCTGGAGCAGACCCTCCGCGAAGCCGGTCTCCCCGTCGAGATTTCCTCCGACATTCAGGCGGCCTTGTGGAGGAAGCTCTGCTGGAATGCTGCTTTCAATGCCCTGAACGCCCTGGTCGGGGGCGAGATCGACATCTTGCTCCGACGTCCAGAGGCCAAGGCACTGGCCCGAGCAGTGATGGAGGAGGTCCGAACGGTGGCGGCATCCCAGGGAGTTGAACTGCCCGAAGACGCCGTCGACAAACTGCTCCATTGGACCGCCACGGCCGCCATCGGGATGAAGACCTCGATGCGACAGGACCTCGAAGCGGGCAGGCGGCTTGAGGCGGACGCGCTCAACGGAATCGTGGTTCAAAAGGGAAAGGCGGCGGGGGTACCCACCCCGTATAATTTTGCCCTCCACGCCCTCCTAAAGGCCATCGACCCCGGATCCTGA
- a CDS encoding tetratricopeptide repeat protein, protein MKILRLFLWMAVLAVFLVGCAKKPKVDPRRSAQTHYQLGLAYFNIGSYQQALPEFAKAVELNPSDPLYHDALAMAFMFNRQLDAAISEFQEAIRIDPKFVEAKNNLASAYLLNGDLEMARATLKEVLKDPFYVTPQFAYFNLARIFEREGNIDDAIREYRRALDIDRDYVDAHNNLGRLHLQQGKNDLAIGEFTEATRLQPRVALYQRNLGVAYVQAGKTKKARMSFQRVLELERDGPSAEYARRMLEELKQ, encoded by the coding sequence ATGAAGATTCTTCGGCTCTTTCTGTGGATGGCTGTGCTCGCGGTGTTCCTAGTGGGGTGTGCCAAGAAGCCCAAGGTTGATCCGCGGCGGTCGGCGCAAACCCATTATCAGCTGGGGCTGGCGTATTTTAACATCGGGAGTTATCAACAGGCCCTGCCGGAGTTTGCCAAGGCGGTGGAGCTGAATCCTTCCGATCCGCTTTATCATGATGCCCTCGCCATGGCATTTATGTTTAATCGACAGCTCGACGCTGCCATCAGCGAGTTCCAGGAGGCGATCCGAATCGATCCGAAATTTGTTGAGGCCAAGAACAACCTGGCGAGTGCCTATTTGCTCAACGGCGATCTCGAGATGGCACGGGCCACTCTCAAGGAGGTGCTCAAAGACCCCTTTTACGTGACCCCCCAATTTGCCTACTTCAATCTGGCCAGAATTTTCGAACGCGAGGGGAACATAGATGACGCGATTCGGGAGTACAGGCGCGCCTTGGATATCGACCGGGATTATGTGGATGCGCACAACAATCTGGGACGCTTGCACCTTCAGCAGGGAAAGAACGATCTGGCCATTGGAGAGTTTACCGAGGCGACCCGCCTGCAGCCGAGGGTCGCTCTCTATCAGCGAAACCTGGGGGTTGCGTACGTGCAGGCCGGCAAGACCAAAAAGGCCCGGATGTCCTTCCAGCGGGTGCTCGAGCTAGAGCGGGATGGCCCGTCGGCAGAGTACGCCCGAAGGATGTTGGAGGAACTCAAGCAGTGA
- a CDS encoding endonuclease III domain-containing protein — translation MRRRLLSIYHRLYGQLGPQGWWPGRSRFEVIVGAILTQNTNWGNVEKAIRRLRQEKMLSPSAISALSRRRLAALIRPAGTFAVKAGRLQNFLAFLRKRYGGSLRRLFRDEPVRIREALLQVSGIGPETADSILLYAGNIPVFVVDAYTRRIFSRHRLISHQAPYHEVQALFMNHLPRDAQLYNEYHALLVAVGKEYCRSIPRCDSCPLRWDLEHHGIPLPVGDYPMTDDR, via the coding sequence ATGCGGCGGCGACTTCTCAGTATCTATCACCGGCTCTACGGCCAGCTCGGTCCACAGGGCTGGTGGCCCGGGCGCAGCCGATTCGAAGTAATCGTCGGGGCCATCCTCACCCAGAACACTAACTGGGGAAACGTCGAAAAAGCCATTCGCCGCCTCCGCCAGGAAAAGATGCTAAGCCCGTCAGCGATATCAGCCCTGTCCCGACGGCGCCTGGCGGCGCTGATCCGGCCGGCCGGCACCTTTGCCGTCAAGGCGGGGCGGCTCCAAAACTTCCTCGCCTTTCTCCGGAAGCGATACGGGGGGAGCCTCCGACGTCTGTTCCGGGACGAACCCGTGAGGATCCGGGAGGCCCTCCTCCAGGTCTCGGGGATCGGTCCAGAAACGGCGGATTCCATCCTTTTGTATGCGGGGAACATACCGGTCTTTGTCGTTGACGCGTACACCAGGCGGATCTTCTCCCGCCATCGGCTGATTTCCCACCAGGCCCCCTACCACGAAGTCCAGGCCCTCTTCATGAATCACCTCCCGCGGGATGCGCAGCTCTACAACGAATACCATGCGCTTCTCGTGGCGGTCGGGAAAGAGTACTGCCGCTCCATCCCCCGATGCGACAGCTGCCCTCTCCGCTGGGACCTCGAACACCATGGGATTCCCCTCCCTGTAGGGGATTATCCGATGACCGACGACCGATGA